A genomic region of Papaver somniferum cultivar HN1 chromosome 7, ASM357369v1, whole genome shotgun sequence contains the following coding sequences:
- the LOC113299154 gene encoding 26S proteasome non-ATPase regulatory subunit 9-like, with amino-acid sequence MVAADLKAETMSLIEQSDAIESEMNSIIHRLSQPGGPGISGSLVDSEGFPRADFDIPVIHAQRQRLSELRNDYDKITDRISEHLRTLHSAKLSPNKSAASKSSVLPASLHGVLPKDASSLATMGSTSLPFAIVDEIADVSPAAEDGLQLGDQIVKFGNVESGDNLLSRLASEGQSNQGNQVPTTVLRQGGLVNLNVTPRSWNGRGLLGCHFRIL; translated from the exons ATGGTTGCTGCAGATCTCAAAGCAGAAACCATGTCTTTAATAGAACAAAGCGATGCTATAGAATCAGAGATGAATTCCATCATTCATCGTCTTTCCCAGCCTGGTGGTCCTGGGATTTCAGGAAGTCTCGTCGATTCAGAG GGGTTTCCTAGGGCGGATTTTGATATTCCAGTGATTCATGCTCAACGCCAACGTCTTTCTG AACTTCGTAACGACTATGACAAGATTACTGACAGAATAAGTGAACATTTACGAACTCTTCATTCTGCAAAACTTTCTCCTAACAAATCTGCAGCTTCAAAAAGTTCAG TTTTACCAGCGTCTTTGCATGGAGTCCTTCCTAAAGATGCTTCCAGTCTTGCAACAATGGGATCTACTAGCCTTCCTTTTGCGATAGTCGATGAAATAGCTGATGTGTCTCCAGCAGCAGAAGATGGATTACAACTTGGTGACCAGATAGTGAAATTCGGTAACGTGGAATCTGGAGATAATTTGCTATCAAGGCTTGCATCTGAAGGTCAGTCCAACCAGGGCAACCAAGTTCCGACAACGGTTCTTAGGCAGGGGGGACTAGTCAACCTTAATGTTACTCCTAGATCATGGAATGGTCGTGGTCTCCTCGG ATGCCATTTCCGAATTTTGTGA